The Vidua chalybeata isolate OUT-0048 chromosome 17, bVidCha1 merged haplotype, whole genome shotgun sequence genome has a segment encoding these proteins:
- the SLC17A9 gene encoding solute carrier family 17 member 9: MAAGGGGRNVPPGSGPRDGMRWDGGTEPYWSRPESRVWTVMLLLGTCLLYCARVTVPICAVALSSYFDWDKKQFGVVLSSFFWGYCLTQILGGHISDQIGGEKVLLLSASAWGFLTVLTPLLTHITSAHLVFMTSSRFLMGLLQGVYFPSLASLLSQRVRESERAFTYSTVGTGSQFGTLLIGGAGSLLLDWYGWESVFYFSGLLTLLWVYCTCKYLLSEKELTIPMNYLTRGLSVPKQSKVPWKQLFRKAPIWAVIIAQLSTASTFFTLLSWLPTFFKETFPESKGWVFNVVPWLVAIPTSLFSGFLSDHLISQGYRTITIRKFMQVIGSGVSSIFALCLGQTSSFCKAIVFASASVGLQTFNHSGISVNVQDLAPSCAGLLFGVANTGGALLGVICVYLAGYLIETTGSWISVFNLVAAVNSIGLCTFLLFGEAQRVDTDSVYVDL; encoded by the exons gccCGAGTCCCGCGTGTGGAcggtgatgctgctgctggggacgTGCCTGCTCTACTGTGCCCGTGTCACCGTGCCCATCTGCGCCGTGGCCCTCAGCTCCTACTTCGACTGGGACAAGAAGCAGTTCGGCGTCGTGCTCAGCAGCTTCTTCTGGGGCTACTGCTTGACACAGATTCTTGGAGGACACATCAGTGATCA AATAGGAGGTGAGAAAGTCCTCCTCCTCTCAGCATCAGCCTGGGGGTTCCTCACAGTCCTCACCCCGCTGCTCACCCACATCACTTCAGCACATCTGGTTTTTATGACCTCTTCCAGGTTCCTCATGGGGCTGCTGCAAG GGGTGTACTTCCCATCCCTGGCCAGCCTGCTGTCCCAGAGGGTCCGGGAGAGCGAGCGAGCCTTCACCTACAGCACAGTGGGGACTGGCTCACAGTTTGG AACGCTGCTGATTGGTGGTGCAGGATCTCTCCTCCTGGATTGGTACGGCTGGGAAAGTGTTTTCTACTTCTCTGGTTTGCTCACTTTGCTCTGGGTTTATTGCACCTGCAAATACCTCCTGAGTGAGAAAG AACTCACCATCCCCATGAACTATTTAACGAGAGGCCTCTCGGTACCCAAGCAGAGCAAAGTTCCCTGGAAGCAGCTGTTCAGGAAGGCACCAATCTG GGCTGTCATCATCGCTCAGCTCTCCACGGCCAGCACCTTCTTcactctgctctcctggctgccgACTTTCTTCAAGGAAACTTTTCCCGAGTCCAAG GGTTGGGTGTTTAATGTAGTCCCCTGGCTGGTTGCAATTCCGACGAGCTTGTTCAGTGGATTTCTGTCTGATCATTTAATTAGTCAAG GGTACAGAACCATCACCATTCGTAAGTTCATGCAG gTCATTGGCTCTGGTGTCTCAAGCATTTTTGCTTTGTGCCTGGGCCAGACCTCCAGTTTCTGCAAAGCAATAGTGTTTGCCTCAGCCTCTGTTGGACTGCAGACCTTCAACCACAG TGGCATTTCAGTGAACGTGCAGGACCTGGCCCCCTCGTGTGCTGGCTTGCTCTTTG gggTTGCAAATACAGGTGGAGCCCTCCTAG GTGTCATTTGTGTGTACCTGGCTGGATACCTGATCGAGACCACTGGCTCCTGGATTTCTGTTTTCAACCTGGTGGCTGCTGTGAACAGCATTGGGCTCTGCACATTCCTCCTGTTTGGAGAGGCCCAGAGGGTGGACACAGACTCTGTGTACGTGGATCTTTAG